The sequence GCTTTGTTTATGCAAATTTCATAACAATTTTTAGTATGGCACATGTGTAAATCTCCTTTTGAATCAATTTTCGGTTGTTTCTTAAGGAGATTTTACTTTTTCTAAAGGCTTTTTTCTAGTTTAGGGATGGGCTCTTATATACTCCACCTGTATTGCTTTCAGTTTAAAAAAAACAAAACAAAAAAGTCAATATTAATTACAAAAAAACAATTTTAAAGCGTGCGAAAATATAAATAAAATCTTCATCTGGTTAGACAGTTAAACAATTTAGAAGTAAAATAAAATCATACTATATTTCAAAAACAGAGCATTTTACCCTTCTGGAGACAAAAAAGTCATGGCAGGTCATAGCAAATGGGCCAATATTAAGCGTAAAAAAGCTAAAGAAGACGGAAAAAAATCTAAAGTTTTTACCAAAATTATTAAAGAAATTACCATAGCCGCCCGTGAAAATGGCGGAAACCCCGATCTTAATCCCCGTTTGCGACTTTTGCTTGAAAAAGGAAAAGAAGCAAACATGCCCATAGAAAACGCAATGCGTGCAATTAAAAAAGGCACGGGTGAACTTCCTGGTGCGCAATACGAGGAATATACCTATGAAGGGTATGCTCCTCATGGGATAGCTGTGATGATCGATGCAATTACGGATAACAAAAATCGTACTGTTGCTGAATTTAGAAGACTATTTTCCGAAAACAATGGATCCTTGGGTGAATTAGGAACGGTAAACTGGATGTTTGAAAAACTTGGTGCAGTTACTGCACAAGGAAAAATCACGGAAGACGAGTTACTTGAACACCTTATCGAATACGATATTAAGGACATGCAAATAGATGATAATGCATACACCATATATTGTGATCCAAAAGCTCTGGAATCGGTGAAAAATGCAGTTGAAAAAGCTGGATTAAAAATAGAAAATTCTGGTCTTGAATGGGTTGCGAAAAACACTACAGAACTTCCAGAAGGACAGAGCGATAAAGTTCTTGAATTTTTATCAAAAGTACAAGATCATGATGACGTAGAAAATGTATACACAAATCTTGGATAAATAAGGACAATCCTGATGAAAAAATATACTATCACGAGCATGACAGGTTTTGCATCCAAAACATTTGTTTTAATTGCACCATCAGGGGAACGTTCCAGCATTTCTATGAACCTAAAATCTCTCAATTCTCGTTTTTTTGAAAACACCATAAAATTACCCATGACGTTGACGCACTTAGAAACCACAATCATCAAGCAATTCAAAGAAAAATTACGCCGTGGACACATTTATTTTAGTGCATATTTAAGTAATCCAAATATTTTTGAAGGCACTATCACTCCCGCTATGACAATCATTGATAGCTATATGCAAGCAATGAATCAAATTAAAACAAAATATAATCTGTCCGATGATATAAAAATAGATAATATCGTGCGATTACCGAATATATTTTCTAAAGAAGAACAACCGCTCGATGAAACTTCCACACATCAAATTTTAGCCGCTGTTACAGATCTTATTGAAAAAGTTATGCAAGATAGAGCTATAGAAGGTAATGCTTCGGCAACAGACCTTAATAATCGAATTACCATCATCAAAAAAGAAATGGTTGCAATTTCAGAAAGAGCTCATGTTTTTGTTGAAGAATGTAAAAAGAAAGTACATGCAACACTACAAGAAATTGGCGCCGATGAGAACTTAATTGCCAATGCGCAAAAAAGCGGCCTGTATTCCATGCTTGATAAAATTGATATTCATGAAGAAATTACTCGCTTAAATAGCCACTTAGAAAAATTAATAGAAATCCTTTCCGCAACAGAAGCAGAAAAAGGTAAACGTCTTGATTTTACCCTGCAAGAATTGGCACGCGAAATTAACACTATTACCGCAAAATGCTCTGATTCAACCATTAGCGCACATGCAATTAACGTTAAAGTTGAAATTGAAAAAATGCGTGAGCAAATACAAAATATTGTTTAGACAAAATGAAACAGTGTAGAGACATCCACACTGTTTCATTTGTTTTTACTTTTGAATTTTGCAAATATTCTATAGTTGCTCTGCATAGAACACTATTGCAGTAGCATCTCCTAAGTTCGGTATAATCTTGCCACTATCTCCTTCCATTGGTCCTATATCACCGAGATAAATTTTAATATTTGTAAGAAAACCAATATTAGGCCATCGGGACATTACAAGATTTTCTGTTTGCCTTCTTAAACTGCCAACAGACAATGTTTTAGCTTACATTCCACACAGTAAGATCGCATTTTTTTGAAGATACGCAAACAAATTGATTTTTATCATGATAAGGACGCCATCGTATAATTTTAGGAGAATCTCCTGTAAAAAATTCTAATATCTTGCGCTCTCCAAATCCATATATTGTTATGTTGTCTTGCTTGGTTTTTGTACCAAAAACAAGATATTGACTATCATAACTGATGGCCACCGTTTCTTTTATTATTGGAGCGACAATATAATCTAGTATTGCAAATGTTTTACCATCGCGTATTGTTATATTATTTCTACTCTGATCAAAGTAGGCGTACGAAATAGTAATGAGGTATTTTCCATCTTTGCTAAACTGGACATCTCGTTCTACATAATAGCCATCCCTGCCAAGCAAATCATCAGTAAAAAGTCTAATAATTCTTCCTGTTGTACCATCACAAACAATCACATTATTTTTTTTATCATGAGAAACTGCTACAAAAACACTACTATCAGGATTCCATACTACCGCAAGAGCTCCAATGGCGGGCTTTCTTTTTTTTTGCCCTGTGTGCCCATCTCGCAAAACAATAGCCTTATCGCCCACCGATACAAGATAATCACCAGAAGGACTGTATGCCACTGCATTCACCAATTTCTGATTACAACATTTTTTTACATTTCCTGTTACAGCATCGTGCAAAAAAAATTTACGACCAATTGGTACTGAAGCAAAATACGATCCAAATGGATGCCATACAACACGACCAATAGATGTAGACTTTGTATCTATTTCTTTAACTTGTTTTGAAAAATTCCCTATCTGAACGCCTGTCTTGAGGTTCCACATAAAAAGATTATTTTTATCATCCCACAAATGCCCGGTAATAATTTTTTCATTATTTACTGCAAGAGCACAAATAGTATTATCGCCACATCCACAACGATATTCTTCATTCTGATCAATATCTGTTATTACAATGTCATTTCTATCGCTTGTTCTCCGAACTTCAACAAGAAATTTACCATCGGGACTGAATTCCATTTCAGTAATCTTTTTATCAGCATTAATACAATCGCCAAGCCTATGTTGTATTACCTTCTTTTGAAGAGATATTTGTTGTCTATCCATTCCCGATACAACACAAAAAAATAAAAATACCCCCGTAATAACTTCCATTTTTTTGTACATGTTAGCCATAAAAAATTCCCTATCTGTTTAAAACGATACTGGAATTCCAAAAACACTAATAAAACTCAACATTTATTCAAATATCTTTTATCCTTATACAAACTATATTTTGCACAATTATTAAGGCACCTTAAATATGTCGCAGCATTTCACGCATTTACATCTTCATACCGAATATTCACTGCTTGATGGCGCGATATCGCTTGATAAACTTGTAGCGTTTGGTAAAGAAAATAATTACAAAGCACTTGCTATAACGGATCATGGCAATATTTTTGGTGCTGTTAAATTTTTCCAAAAATGTAAAAAAGCGGGCATAAAACCAATTTTAGGTATGGAAGCATATTTTACTGAAGATGCCAAAGTAAAAAATGCTGAGAATAAGTATTATCATCTCATTATTCTTGTACAGAATGCAATCGGCTATAAAAACCTGTGCAAACTCATTTCGTATTCATACCAGGAAGGTTTCTATTTTAAACCGAGAATTGATTACAACATCCTTGAGAAACATTCCGAAGGTCTTATCGTAACAAGTGCGTGTCTTGGTGGCCATATTCCTAAATTATTGATGTCAAATAACCAAAAAGAACTTGCAGAACGCCTTGACTGGTTTTTACGCATATTTGGCAGAGATCGCTTTTTCCTCGAAGTACAACCAGAAGATCAAGAAGAACAAAAAATTTTGAACCAAAAACTGTTTGCACTCGCCACAGAAAAGAATATTAAACTCGTTGCTGCTGGTGATTGTCATTATGTCTCATCACATGACCATGAAGCACACGAAATTAT is a genomic window of Candidatus Babeliales bacterium containing:
- a CDS encoding YicC/YloC family endoribonuclease is translated as MKKYTITSMTGFASKTFVLIAPSGERSSISMNLKSLNSRFFENTIKLPMTLTHLETTIIKQFKEKLRRGHIYFSAYLSNPNIFEGTITPAMTIIDSYMQAMNQIKTKYNLSDDIKIDNIVRLPNIFSKEEQPLDETSTHQILAAVTDLIEKVMQDRAIEGNASATDLNNRITIIKKEMVAISERAHVFVEECKKKVHATLQEIGADENLIANAQKSGLYSMLDKIDIHEEITRLNSHLEKLIEILSATEAEKGKRLDFTLQELAREINTITAKCSDSTISAHAINVKVEIEKMREQIQNIV
- a CDS encoding YebC/PmpR family DNA-binding transcriptional regulator, with the protein product MAGHSKWANIKRKKAKEDGKKSKVFTKIIKEITIAARENGGNPDLNPRLRLLLEKGKEANMPIENAMRAIKKGTGELPGAQYEEYTYEGYAPHGIAVMIDAITDNKNRTVAEFRRLFSENNGSLGELGTVNWMFEKLGAVTAQGKITEDELLEHLIEYDIKDMQIDDNAYTIYCDPKALESVKNAVEKAGLKIENSGLEWVAKNTTELPEGQSDKVLEFLSKVQDHDDVENVYTNLG